Proteins encoded within one genomic window of Thermodesulfobacteriota bacterium:
- a CDS encoding efflux RND transporter permease subunit → MGIAGRIANTFIKSKLTPLIVITSLIIGLFAVIATPREEEPQIIVPMIDVFVSYPGASAKEVEERVTKPMGKLLWEIKGVEYIYTMSRPGMSIAIVRFYVGENMEDSIVKLYNKLMSNFDKIPPGVSEPLVKPKSIDDVPILTYTLWSEIYGGYELRRIAFEVAEELKKDKDVSEFQIIGGQRRQVKIDLEPQRLRAYNISPLHIADTLAKANSVLPSGAFSSSNQEFIVKTGGFLRDSEEVGNVVVGIQNGKPIYLRDVSHIEDAPEEPSNYVFMGFGPASKKQPVGLYEAVTISISKKKGTNATHIAERMEEKIESLGENIIPAGVEIETTRNYGDTAKEKSDELLKHMLIAAISVTLLVAFALGWRESIVIAVAVPVTLALTIFVTYMYGYTLNRVTLFALIFSIGILVDDAIVVVENIHRHFRMGKVDPETAVLAVDEVGNPTILATFTVIAALLPMAFVSGLMGPYMRPIPVGASAAMLISLFIAFIISPWLSYIVLGGVKNLGNSEKEESKILGALNRVYERNLRGLLESGRKRIKLYGLVILLLLGSFLLIILKVVTVKMLPFDNKSELQVIIDMPEGVTLEETAALSRAIGEYLKTVPEVANYQLYIGTAAPFNFNGLVRHYFLREGSNVSDIQVNFVPKGERSAQSHDIAKRIRPGIKEIGDKYNARIKVVEIPPGPPVLSTLVAEIYGPDLNRQVEIAKEVMKIFESTDGVVDVDWYVEDDQKKIVLDVDKEKAAYSDISTDSVSKSLRMVLAGMTVGLVHMEKEKEPVELFLRAPISERAGIDNLKEVTIMSSNGNSVNLSELVKVRETTEDKTIYGKNLKRAVYVIGDVAGKEESPVYAILKMKEKIKELKLPEGYELRQYFKDQPKLEYEYSMKWDGEWHITYEVFRDLGIAFVGVLVLIYVMVVGWFRSFIIPLVIMAPIPLSLIGILPGHALMGAFFTATSMIGFIAGAGIVVRNSIILVDFIELKLSEGKPLKEAIVQAGVIRFRPMLLTASAVVVGSSVILFDPIFQGMAISLMAGEVAATLLSRTMVPVLYYEYKKRTRTQNQKKSNLF, encoded by the coding sequence TACTCCACTAATAGTAATTACCTCCCTCATAATCGGATTATTTGCGGTGATAGCGACCCCTCGTGAGGAGGAGCCTCAGATAATAGTCCCGATGATAGACGTTTTCGTCTCTTATCCCGGGGCCTCTGCTAAGGAGGTAGAGGAACGGGTTACAAAGCCTATGGGGAAACTCCTCTGGGAGATAAAGGGGGTCGAGTACATATATACGATGTCAAGGCCCGGTATGAGCATAGCAATCGTTAGGTTCTACGTGGGCGAAAACATGGAGGACAGCATCGTCAAGCTTTATAACAAGCTCATGTCCAATTTTGACAAGATACCCCCAGGCGTGTCAGAGCCGCTGGTAAAACCCAAATCCATAGACGACGTTCCCATACTTACTTACACCCTCTGGAGCGAGATATACGGCGGCTACGAACTAAGAAGAATCGCATTTGAAGTGGCAGAAGAACTCAAAAAAGACAAGGATGTATCCGAATTCCAAATAATTGGGGGGCAGAGAAGACAGGTAAAAATAGACTTGGAACCACAGCGTCTGCGGGCATACAATATTTCCCCGCTTCATATCGCCGATACCCTGGCAAAAGCCAATTCTGTGCTGCCATCCGGAGCTTTCTCTTCAAGCAACCAGGAATTCATCGTAAAAACAGGGGGATTCCTCAGGGACTCTGAGGAAGTGGGAAACGTGGTGGTTGGCATACAGAATGGAAAACCCATTTATCTTAGGGACGTGTCTCATATAGAAGATGCACCGGAAGAGCCGTCAAACTACGTATTTATGGGTTTTGGCCCCGCTTCTAAAAAACAACCGGTAGGGCTCTACGAAGCGGTAACCATCTCCATATCAAAGAAGAAAGGAACAAACGCCACCCATATCGCCGAAAGAATGGAGGAAAAGATCGAATCCCTCGGTGAAAATATTATCCCCGCCGGTGTAGAGATAGAAACGACCAGAAACTACGGTGACACGGCAAAGGAAAAGTCGGATGAGCTTCTAAAACACATGCTCATCGCCGCAATCTCGGTAACCCTTCTCGTAGCGTTTGCCCTTGGATGGAGGGAATCCATAGTGATCGCCGTAGCCGTGCCGGTAACCCTGGCACTCACAATTTTTGTAACCTATATGTACGGCTATACGCTGAATCGAGTCACCCTATTTGCCCTTATTTTCTCGATAGGGATCCTGGTCGACGATGCCATCGTCGTGGTCGAGAATATACATCGCCATTTCAGGATGGGTAAGGTTGACCCTGAGACCGCAGTGCTAGCGGTGGATGAAGTGGGAAACCCAACCATACTTGCAACATTCACCGTGATAGCCGCCCTACTTCCTATGGCGTTTGTCTCAGGCCTTATGGGACCTTACATGCGTCCTATTCCAGTAGGGGCATCGGCGGCGATGCTGATATCTCTTTTCATCGCCTTCATCATCAGCCCTTGGCTTAGCTATATAGTGCTTGGAGGCGTAAAGAATCTTGGGAATAGTGAGAAGGAAGAGAGCAAAATATTAGGTGCTCTTAACCGTGTATATGAGCGTAACCTTCGAGGTCTCCTGGAGAGCGGAAGAAAGAGAATTAAGCTCTACGGACTGGTCATTCTCCTTCTTTTGGGCTCGTTTCTACTGATAATCCTAAAAGTAGTTACGGTGAAAATGCTTCCCTTTGATAACAAGAGCGAACTTCAGGTTATTATTGATATGCCGGAAGGAGTTACTCTCGAGGAAACTGCAGCCTTATCCAGGGCCATTGGGGAATATCTGAAGACCGTCCCGGAAGTTGCAAATTACCAATTGTATATCGGTACCGCCGCTCCATTTAACTTCAACGGTCTAGTCAGACATTATTTTTTGAGGGAAGGAAGCAATGTCTCGGACATTCAGGTGAATTTTGTTCCTAAAGGAGAAAGAAGTGCTCAGAGTCATGATATTGCAAAAAGAATAAGGCCTGGAATCAAGGAGATTGGCGACAAGTATAATGCCCGGATAAAAGTGGTAGAAATCCCACCGGGACCTCCCGTACTCAGCACACTCGTTGCCGAGATATACGGCCCCGACCTTAATAGGCAGGTTGAGATAGCCAAAGAAGTAATGAAGATATTCGAGAGCACAGACGGGGTCGTCGATGTCGACTGGTATGTCGAAGACGACCAGAAGAAAATAGTATTGGATGTTGATAAGGAAAAGGCGGCTTACAGTGACATAAGCACCGATTCCGTCTCAAAGAGTCTTCGAATGGTATTGGCCGGTATGACCGTAGGACTTGTGCATATGGAAAAGGAGAAGGAACCGGTAGAGCTTTTTTTGAGAGCGCCCATCTCGGAGAGAGCGGGCATAGACAACCTCAAGGAAGTAACGATTATGTCTTCAAACGGCAATTCGGTGAATCTGTCCGAACTGGTGAAGGTTAGAGAGACTACGGAGGACAAGACCATTTATGGAAAGAATCTAAAGCGTGCTGTTTACGTAATTGGTGATGTAGCCGGGAAAGAGGAAAGCCCGGTATACGCCATACTGAAAATGAAGGAGAAGATAAAAGAGCTCAAATTGCCCGAGGGTTACGAATTAAGACAGTATTTTAAGGACCAGCCTAAACTCGAGTACGAGTATTCAATGAAGTGGGACGGGGAGTGGCACATCACCTATGAGGTATTTAGAGACCTGGGGATCGCTTTTGTCGGAGTGCTGGTTTTAATCTACGTAATGGTAGTGGGATGGTTCAGGTCGTTCATAATCCCCCTGGTGATCATGGCTCCTATCCCGCTTTCACTCATTGGAATTCTCCCCGGACATGCCTTAATGGGGGCATTCTTCACGGCAACATCCATGATTGGATTTATAGCCGGAGCAGGCATAGTGGTTAGAAATTCAATCATACTGGTTGACTTTATAGAACTAAAACTCTCCGAAGGCAAGCCTCTTAAAGAAGCTATCGTTCAGGCCGGAGTAATAAGGTTTAGGCCCATGCTTCTCACCGCTTCGGCGGTCGTAGTGGGCTCGTCGGTTATCCTTTTTGATCCTATATTTCAGGGCATGGCCATTTCCCTGATGGCCGGAGAGGTTGCCGCAACGCTCCTCTCAAGGACAATGGTTCCGGTCCTTTACTACGAATACAAGAAAAGAACCCGGACTCAGAATCAAAAAAAATCAAATCTCTTCTAA